The Spirosoma foliorum genome has a window encoding:
- a CDS encoding right-handed parallel beta-helix repeat-containing protein, which yields MKQLIRLQLSAFVLMLAGLVCCKTSDPAPDLVVQRQDTLSITQVRAINSTPVPTSVEITDAGSEGIFKLDVADQSSVDNTGIILVTKNGYRYRRDFQGSANLLWFGVKQSDADIGPALETAIKATGNIFIPDGKYTQLTTVHLASNLTIRANAGKVLITLPKVYVSLSSPVDPSIQLKNILVDGLSWNLTSTQSSLNGPIYIDGPTVSDLTIQNCTSVDGTAKDSTNWLTLKIQAGKTATNIVVKNNTIQAKRMACEIFNHDNYNIYAGKNITVSGNTFYNCHFGLSLSGPLAQLTIDNNDIKNCSLYGIEIAGAAQNVTITNNRFEGVFDKFLEGSNDGGGNGSIVGGMVVTGNSTIGLCQGGVQFHNGGAMQFSKNNFRMTGMLELLHSTSGGTFTGNSIESSSNKAIICDDTPNNTFSENTISNKASSGNQATFMAYGSKAINNVLTKNRLIQGMGGKPYDAVLGGSCQASMNYDEAGNPIP from the coding sequence ATGAAGCAATTAATCAGGCTCCAGCTAAGTGCGTTTGTCCTTATGCTTGCCGGACTAGTTTGTTGTAAGACATCAGATCCTGCACCAGACCTAGTTGTACAACGGCAGGACACGCTTAGCATTACTCAGGTAAGGGCCATCAACTCGACGCCTGTCCCTACAAGTGTTGAGATTACAGATGCGGGTAGCGAAGGGATCTTCAAGCTGGATGTCGCCGATCAAAGCAGCGTCGATAATACTGGTATAATTCTGGTTACCAAAAATGGCTACCGATACAGGCGAGATTTCCAGGGCTCTGCTAATCTACTCTGGTTTGGTGTCAAGCAATCGGACGCTGATATTGGCCCTGCCTTGGAGACGGCCATAAAAGCTACCGGAAACATTTTTATTCCCGACGGGAAATACACGCAGCTTACCACAGTGCATTTGGCCAGTAATTTGACCATTCGAGCCAATGCTGGCAAAGTACTTATTACGTTGCCTAAAGTATACGTTTCGCTTTCAAGTCCCGTCGACCCTTCGATTCAGTTAAAGAATATCCTGGTAGATGGACTATCCTGGAATCTAACCTCCACACAAAGTAGTTTAAATGGGCCAATTTATATTGATGGCCCTACTGTTTCGGATCTGACCATTCAGAATTGTACCAGCGTCGATGGAACCGCCAAAGACAGCACAAACTGGCTGACGCTAAAAATTCAGGCTGGAAAAACTGCAACAAATATTGTCGTGAAGAATAATACAATACAGGCGAAACGTATGGCTTGTGAGATTTTTAATCATGATAACTACAATATCTACGCGGGTAAAAACATAACCGTTAGCGGAAATACATTTTACAACTGCCACTTTGGTCTGTCTTTATCGGGGCCTTTAGCTCAGCTTACAATTGATAATAACGACATAAAGAACTGCAGTTTATATGGTATTGAGATTGCTGGAGCTGCTCAGAATGTGACGATTACGAATAACCGGTTTGAGGGCGTCTTTGATAAGTTCCTTGAAGGCTCGAATGATGGGGGCGGAAATGGTTCTATCGTTGGAGGTATGGTTGTTACAGGCAATTCAACAATAGGTCTATGTCAGGGAGGGGTACAGTTTCATAATGGTGGAGCGATGCAGTTTAGCAAAAACAATTTCCGAATGACGGGAATGTTGGAACTCCTGCATTCAACTTCAGGCGGCACCTTCACTGGGAACAGCATTGAAAGTTCGTCGAACAAGGCAATTATCTGCGATGACACCCCTAATAATACGTTCTCAGAAAACACCATTTCTAATAAGGCCAGCTCTGGAAATCAGGCTACGTTTATGGCTTATGGTAGTAAAGCCATAAATAACGTGCTGACAAAAAATAGATTGATTCAGGGTATGGGTGGTAAACCGTATGATGCTGTTTTAGGTGGTAGTTGTCAGGCCTCTATGAATTACGATGAAGCAGGTAATCCAATCCCTTAA
- a CDS encoding glycosyltransferase, with translation MYAPVLLFAYKRPVELRETLRALQANHLASQSDLYIFVDAPKRPDDVAKVNEVHKLLDAVSGFRTIHRDYAKNNIGCADSIIRGVSQVLSKHPTAIIVEDDLITAPNFLDFMNQCLVKYADNKRIYSVAGYTLPFSQPAQYTSDTYTVPRHSPWGWATWADRWQSIDWDMKDYPEFARDRQQQKAFMQGGSDLVGMLRDQMEGRSDAWDIRFCYNRFKGNGLSIYPTKSKVQNIGFGKDATHTDIFNRYKTQLDEGTQRTFDLPELNQPTDYYHRQTLRHYSVPVRIYNRLKTLAGMR, from the coding sequence ATGTATGCACCCGTGCTCTTATTTGCGTACAAGCGCCCTGTTGAATTACGGGAAACGCTTCGGGCTTTACAGGCCAACCATCTGGCTTCACAAAGCGACTTATACATCTTTGTAGATGCGCCCAAACGGCCAGATGATGTCGCTAAAGTTAATGAGGTTCATAAGCTACTAGATGCGGTATCTGGTTTTCGTACAATTCATCGAGATTATGCAAAAAATAATATTGGCTGTGCTGATTCAATAATTAGAGGTGTGTCTCAAGTATTGTCCAAGCATCCAACTGCTATCATTGTAGAAGATGATCTGATTACTGCACCAAACTTCCTGGATTTCATGAATCAGTGTCTGGTGAAGTATGCAGATAATAAACGTATTTATTCGGTTGCGGGTTACACGTTGCCATTTTCACAACCCGCCCAATATACTTCTGATACCTACACAGTTCCCCGTCATAGCCCTTGGGGATGGGCAACCTGGGCTGACCGCTGGCAATCGATTGATTGGGATATGAAAGATTATCCGGAGTTTGCGCGTGACCGCCAACAGCAAAAAGCATTTATGCAGGGAGGCTCAGACCTCGTTGGTATGTTACGAGATCAAATGGAAGGGCGGTCCGATGCGTGGGATATCCGTTTCTGTTACAATCGATTTAAAGGAAATGGCTTGTCTATCTATCCAACCAAATCGAAAGTACAAAACATCGGATTTGGCAAAGACGCTACACATACTGATATTTTTAATCGCTACAAAACCCAACTGGACGAGGGTACACAACGAACATTCGACTTGCCAGAATTAAACCAGCCCACCGATTATTACCATCGGCAAACACTTCGTCATTACAGTGTTCCGGTCAGAATTTATAATCGATTAAAGACCCTGGCTGGAATGCGCTGA